TCCAACCGCGTGCGCGTCGCCATAGAGGCACAGGGCGTCATGCTCGCCGTGGACACGGCCATACCCTGCGGGCTCCTCATCAACGAGCTTCTTGTCAATGCCCTCCGCCATGCCTTCCCCGACGGGAGGGCGGGCGTCGTGCGCATCGCGCTCAGGGCGCTGGGTGCAAACAGATACGAGCTTATCTTCTCGGACGACGGCGCAGGCTTTCCCGAGAGCGTTCACTTCGAGAATGCGCAGACCCTGGGCCTTCAGCTCGTGGGCCTCCTGGCGGATACCCAGCTTCGGGGAAAGGTGGAGCTTCTCCCCGCCACGCGGGGGACGACCTTCCGCGTAACCTTCGGCGCCGTGTCCTACGTCCAGCGCCTCTGATGTTGCGGCGGCCAATCGTTTATACTTGACGTATGCTTTTCAGGCTCTTTGTCCTTTTCTGCACGATTCCCGTGGTGGAGCTTGCCCTCCTGGTCTATGTGGGCTCACGCATCGGGGTCCTCGAGACCATCGCCATTGTCGTCTTCACGGGCGTTTCGGGGGCCTTCCTGGTGCGCAGCGAGGGCCTGGGCGTGCTCCGCCGCTTTCGGGAAAACGTGCAAAGGGGCGTTTTCCCCTCCGAAGAGATTCTTGACGGCTCCATGGTGCTGGTGGCGGGGGCTCTTCTGCTCACCCCGGGATTTCTGACGGACATCCTCGGCTTCCTCCTGGTCTTTCCGCCGAGCCGGAAGCGCATCAAGAGGTTCGTCCGCCGGTACATCGACAGGCACTTCATGGAGTTCCGGATTCGATAACCGGGGGCGGAATTTTTCGCCACTCGCCCGGCTTGTGCTATATTTAGTGCATGCCGCAGGCGGCTACGGTAATGAGCATTGGCACGAAGCCCCTCGGAAAAGAGGAAGAGTCCACCCTCGTCATCGAGCCCTGGAACGTCATCCTCCTCAATGACGACTGGCATACCTTCGAGGACGTCATCATCCAGCTGGTACGGGCCACCGGCTGCTCGGTGGAGCGTGCGGAAGCCATCGCCTGGGAGGCGCACAGCAAGGGAGAAGCCCTGTGCTACACGGGTCCCAAGGAGCGGGCGGAGCTTGTGGCCAGCATCCTCGAGGAGATCGACCTTGCCGTCCGCCTGGAGGCGGCCTGAGCTTCGCAGGGGCGAAGCACCGCTGCCCTGGTGCTTCAACAGCAGCCGCTTACCCCAGGGCCACGTCCAGGAACATCATCACCGCAAAGCCCAG
This genomic interval from Nitrospirota bacterium contains the following:
- a CDS encoding ATP-dependent Clp protease adaptor ClpS, with the translated sequence MSIGTKPLGKEEESTLVIEPWNVILLNDDWHTFEDVIIQLVRATGCSVERAEAIAWEAHSKGEALCYTGPKERAELVASILEEIDLAVRLEAA
- a CDS encoding FxsA family protein — encoded protein: MLFRLFVLFCTIPVVELALLVYVGSRIGVLETIAIVVFTGVSGAFLVRSEGLGVLRRFRENVQRGVFPSEEILDGSMVLVAGALLLTPGFLTDILGFLLVFPPSRKRIKRFVRRYIDRHFMEFRIR